Genomic window (Lynx canadensis isolate LIC74 chromosome A1, mLynCan4.pri.v2, whole genome shotgun sequence):
ttAGAATGCCAAAGCAATAAAATGTACTCTTGACATTACTAATGCAAATAGTATGCCTTTAAAATGAATCTAAATGATAAACAGAATTACAGAATGCTTGAAAACATAACTATTCTTAGATGTAAAAAAGCTTTTCTGTTTCAACCATAATGAGATTCCTGTTTTAGTGTAATATGTAAAGCAGGCATATACAAAGGCTTTGCAAGAACTTgccaaaataaaaacctcaattCCTGAACAGCATTTCAAAAACCTCTACATTGTAGCATTATCTTACTACATTTATATTCACCTCTGTGAACAAATTAAAGAACAAATCCTTTTTAATAGAAGTATATCATTGGGATACATAAGATATTTCATCTTTGGGAACTTAGTCAACGACTATAGTCACTGATGTTTAAATGATGATATTTACCGATAAAAtgttttgataaatattaaaagcGGAAAAGCATCTAATGCAGTGAGGATACCTAGTTTGCAGAAGCAACGATGCCACCACCAGACAGGAGGCATCAAGCACTTCCCTTTACACATACGACCGTCCATGAAGAAGGTGTGGCAGAAACACTTCTAACTTTCCTTCTGCTTATAAACTTGATTATGCAATGGGACTTAAAAATtgtgtgggactgagccctgggtggctcagtcagttaaatgtctgacttcagctgacagctcagagcctggagcctgcttctctctctctctgcccctcccctgcttatgctctgtctctgtctctctctctctcccgcaaaaataaataaacattaaaaaaaaaaaagagcacaaaacTTTATCTCAGGGTAACTTCTCTGGAGTACTAATTCTTTCCATATCTATACATTTAACCCTTAACAAAAGATGCAATATTAAACCTATGTCTCCAGAGAAGATGAGTTCAGAGAAAATGAgattaagaatatataaaacaacagggcgcctcggtggctcagtcagtaagtgtctgacttaggctcaggtcatgatctcacagtttgtgagtttgagccccatgtcaggctctgtgctgacagctcagatcctggaacctgcttcagactctgtgtctccctcctctctctgcccctcacctgtttgctctcttgctctttctctctctcgctctctctcaaaaataaataaaatgttaaaaaaaatttaaagaatatacaAAGCAGGGTACTTAGTTCAGGAGTAAATAAAATGAGCTAGGAGAAAGTGTTTGGTTACTCTTCATTAATTTCTTCAACATAGTTTAGAGGTGCTTCTGTGTGCCAGGAATACTACTGAAAACAGTTATAATGGCTGAGATATTTCCTCATCTTCAGTCGCTCTCTGATTGCCACAGTGTATACTCTACTGGACTAccattataaatatttcctaagtaTTTCGAAATCTAACGTGTGTTTAACTCAGcattacattaaattttaaaagtcatgagCTCGTGAGTTTGATGTACTAGACCTAATTTATAATACTTGTGAAGACAAAAGTGTTACTattgaagtaaaacaaaaattccaaCCAAAAAATCAGCTGATTGGAATGATAAATGAATAACAGATAGTACGTTGGGTACATTAGTTTTAAAAGTCTgttcatttttctagaaaatccacattaaaataaatgccaaattTGAATGCCACtatagcaaaattaaaaagaaacacatatacATTATTGAAATAGTCCTGTACACAAAACTGAATGCAATTTTTCTTGGAAACGTTCCTTATTTCCGCTCCTATAACTGTGACAAATGTCTTAATTATGTTGGTTAGTTAAGGTATCAGattaataaattataactatgggcacctgggtggcttagtcgtttaaATGTCCAagtgactcctggtttcagctcaggtcatgatcccctggttcatgagttagagcctcgtcagctgtgcactgacagtgtggggcctgcttgggattctgtgtctctacatctctctctctgcccctcccctgcttgcactgtctctcaaaatacatttaaaaaaaaaaagtcaaacataaaataaaataaattataactataaatacaaaatcaatatacatttACCACAATgtcaaaataattcatttcttaaacttgtttctactttctatttttctgattTGTGTTATTATGTGTCATTAGCCCTTCTGTAAATATCCCAGTTTGAAACAGTAACTGGTGGTGCATAATATATACCTAATACTTAAGGTGAAATGATGTTTCACAAAATATatgttctaaaaggaaaaaatgaagcattttGTATATGTacttaaactgaatgaaaattcGACTTGCAagtatgaaaattaaagaaaatcagaaaaaaacgtgtttattttattattttgaagtcaTTGACTTCTGATCACAAGTTCACACAACTGCCATGTGtctataaagtttcagttaagtcAATTAGTTAAATGAATGCATATGCTAAGAGTGAGGGGGAAGTCATACATAACCCCAAATTATTCACTGAAAAAGTATCTTTGCTCTACTCTCACAAATATAGATGAACTTGAGAAGttctttaaatctttgtttataaCTGATATGACCCTGTAGAATATGTGAACTTTTGATTTAGCAttcacttgattaaaaaaaaaatttatgtttatttatttttgatacaacacaagggggtggggagagaagagaagagagggagacacagaatctgaagcaggctccaggctctgagctgtcagtatagagactgatgtgggcttgaacccacagaccatgagatcatgacctgagctgaagtcagttccccaaccaactgaaccacccaggtgccccaacttgagcaatttttaatgacaatattctcaaatattttgtttcaaaatgacACTTGATatgcattatttattataatgttatattGTTGGGgtacatggctggctcagttggttaagcatctgacttcatctcaggtcatgatgtcatggttccagccctgcatcaggctctgtgctgacagctcagagcctggagcctgagtttctgtgtctccctctctctctcctcccccactcacattctgtctatgtctctcaaaaataaacattaaaaataaattttaaaaaaattgatattctttaaataaataaagttatattcttcatttttacaaaagaagTTCAATTTCGTTATTTGAGCTTATGTAATAAGTAGTTCAATGACatctacagtaaaaccttagtttgtgagcataatttgctCTGGAAACATGCCTGTAAaacaaagcacttgtatatcaaagtgaactattggttcagttgtgatcatgtgacccTGGACATCACATACtattcatattgcaagacatcgcttgtttatcaagttaaaacttattagaCCTCGCCACCTTCATCCCAGGCTCCTGGCGCGCCGCAAGAGTGCCCTCCCGCCTTGGCCTCCGGGATGACCCTTGCTCCTGTGCAGGGGACGGCGCACGTGGTAAAGGGTGGGGCTACCACCTCCTCACCTGTCGTAGCCCAGGTACCTGCCGCCTTCTACATGCAGTCCGTGCACCTGCAGAGCAAACCCCAGACGTTGGCTGTCAAACGGAAGGCAGAatctgaggaggagagagacgaTGTCTCCACATTGGGTTCAATGCTTCCTGCCAAGGCATCTccagcagcagagagcccaaaggcCCTGGAGGAGAAGAGCAGTCTTGGAGAGAAAGCTGAACCAGTGACCGGTGTGAATGCTAATACTCCAAGCAGTGAACTAGTAGCCTTGGCTCCTGCCCCGTCAGCACCCCCTCCTACACTAGCCATGGTGTCCAGACAGATGGGTGACTCAAAACCCCACAGGCCATCGTGAAGCCCCAGATTCTCACCCACATCATTGAAGGCTTCGTTATCCAGGAAGGAGCAGAGCCTTTCCCGGTGGGTTGTTCTCAGTTACTGAAAGAGTCTGAGAAGCCGCTGCAGACCGGCCTCCCGACGGGGCTGAATGAGAATCAGTCAGGTGGCCCCTTGGGAGGGGACAGCCCATCGGCTGAGCTGGATAAGAAGGCGAATCTCCTGAAGTGTGAGTACTGCGGGAAGTATGCTCCCGCAGAGCAGTTTCGCGGCTCCAAGAGGTTCTGCTCCATGACTTGCGCTAAGAGGTATAACGTGAGCTGTAGTCACCAGTTCCagctgaagaggaaaaaaatgaaagagttcCAAGAAGCCAACTATGCTCGTGTTCGTCGGCGTGGACCCCGCCGTAGCTCCTCTGACATCGCCCGCGCCAAGATCCAGGGCAAGCGCCACCGGGGTCAAGAGGACTCTAGCTGGGGTTCGGATAATTCCAGTTACGATGAAGCACTCTCTCCGACATCTCCTGGGCCTTTATCTGTGAGAACTGGGCATGGAGAACGTGACCTGGGGACCCCCAATACGGTACCACCGACGCCAGAATTACATGGCATCAACCCTGTGTTCCTGTCCAGCAATCCCAGCCGCTGGAGCGTAGAAGAGGTGTATGAGTTCATCGCTTCTCTACAAGGCTGCCAAGAGATTGCAGAGGAGTTCCGTTCCCAGGAGATTGATGGACAGGCCCTTTTATTACTTAAAGAGGAACATCTCATGAGTGCCATGAACATCAAGTTGGGCCCTGCCCTCAAGATCTGCGCCAAGATAAACGTCCTCAAGGAGACCTAAGGTGGCCCTCTTGCACACACGAGCCGAAGGCGGACACTCTCCACTGTCCAGGTTATAACCTGGTAGCAGCAGACTTTACAGGGAAGAAAGAGCTGTTCCAATTACGTAAATCTTCTGGAGAGGGGATTactgagacaggaagaaaagtGCAAGAATTGGTTGCTGGTGCTACATGGCGGCAGCTGTGACATTTTCTCCGGGTtctaccttcatttttaaaagttacggTTCTCGCTTTTCTCACTTCCCCTGATCCAATCTTTATAAAAAGAGGCAGTCTAGAGAAGTAGGACTGCTCCGCCTTATCCTGGAGTGGAGTACATAGCCAGGGCCTCAGCTCTCCGGGAGGAGGAACAGACCGTGTGGAACCGTAAGGAAGTGGGTGGAACGCGGGTGCGCCTCCGCAGTGGGAGAGCGAGGTGGGGTTTTTCTAGCTGGCGTGACACGAGCGGCAAAATCTGGtggcccctctcttccctctggaCCGCCTGGCCGTGGCCCGGGGTCTTTGTCGTCGCTCCCTCGGTACTGAACGTTTTCTCCTGCGTTCCTGGCAGGGTCACCAGCCCGCGCAGAGACTCGGTCGGCATCATTCTGATCCGCCGCAGGGGCTAAAAAGTGTTGGGCACGCGTGTGGCTGTCATTCGTTCCGCATCCCCGTGCTCCCTTCAGTCTGTGTGTCTTCTACCCTCCCTTTCTTTTCAGTTCCAACTCTACTCTGTCCTATAGCTTTATTCAAACAGGAATGTGGGGCTGAGGTCAGGAGTGTAAGTACCTGCCTTAGGGCTATTCCTTAtacaacaaatatattaaatatttttttcctcctcagtaaaaggataaaaaaaaaacttattagaaatgtttcatcatccttgcagaacaagttactcacagtCCAAGGTTTTCTCCTAAATTCCTAAATTTTCATTACAATAAAAGTGATATATGTAGGTctctgtgtacatatatgtatacacacacatatatatattcatatgcaaaCATGGAGACTATATATGAAGTGATAGCCACATCAAAAATTTAATTGTAACTTTATAAGATGTTTTGCTTATATATGACCAGTTTAAGAAGAGTCCAGACTAATCAGAAGTTTATAGCTTGCAGAGGATTGCACTGTCTTGAATGTAAGTCAAAGGAATccccaagaaaataataataattaataataataataataatataataatatttcccCAGTTTGAAATGAAAGGATATGTCTGTAAGATGTGACTCTGACTCAATATGGGGCCAAATATCAATCTTCATAGCCATCCTCCCCCACAAGAAATGTATGTTTGCCAGATATGAAATATCTGTTTTCTACTTGCCCCAAAAGTCATACGAAAGGGCTGGCTTCTCACAGAGGCATGTGTGCCATATAAGGAGGGGAGATTCTTCAGTAAGTCATTTTGGGCAGCTGTAATACTCTTTCTGCCAGGACTGTCCCTGGCTGTGCCTCCCATTCTATTTCCCATGGACTAGAAAATCTCAAAAACTGACAGCTCAAAATTAAAATACCCCTCAATTTTACCCTTCATTCTTTATGTAGGCCTAATCATATTGACGAGAGTCCATGAAATCTATTTCAGAACTGATTTCATCTCCTAAATTTAGGGGACACATATCAcagaaaaagtaatatatatatatatatatatatatatatatatatattcaaaagaagaagaggaaactcAAGTCTTTACTTACTGGGAAGTAGTAAAACGTCTttactgggaagaaaaaaaaacaagacacaaaaaattATAACCAATTATTCAATATTCCCAGAAAGACACATATGGAAaccatatttataaaagaattgTAGAAATCAGTAACTGGAAAAAATCTGAGAtcaatttttttgagttttaaacaGAATCACTGAATTTCAGAAATATCGAGCCATGGAACAAATAATTTGATTatcaaaaaaatatgaaacaattaGGGGAAAATGTCAAGAATATcactgaattgaaaaaaaatacaaagctctATAACCCCGAAAGCATTAGAGACATTTAGGATTAATCTAGGATGCAAAATAACATATATTCTGCAAAAattagagaagtaaaaaaaaattgtgaaataacAATATCAACTAAAGATGTAACAACAGCTTCCTGAAATGagatacaaatgaaacaaaacaaacaaaaaaacactataCAGAGAGTAACATAATATTACTTAACATAATGTTAAGAATCATGAAAACTTTGTTTTTGCATTAGGATAAAcaacatttatatgtttttaaatgttaaaatctgattatttgtctttaattACTTGAGTCAAAATAGATTATTCTAAACTGTCttataaagaaaacataggtgcAATGTCATTGCCATATCGCTCAAAATATCAGAattagatataaataaaaattataaatttcggCAATCAAGTGAACAATGGTCTTCCTTGACATTTACTGACAGTTACTCTAACGAGAACAGATTCAAGTTCAGAATGTAAATTATGATATTTTGTCACACTGAGGAGATTTCAGAAACACACAAGGAAGCATTAGAAAAAGTCTACAAAACTCCTACTGTGCCTAACTGGTTTTAAAGCATGGTCAAccttttcaaattaatgaaagttattttttattctaacatcattttttccttgttgtttCTAGTTATGTATTatagcttgtttctttttataatgctAGGTACCTAAAGAGAAACACATTTCCTAAATCAAgagaaattctaatttttcttttgagaaatgttatCAACTGCAGTAAACAATTGTGCTAACAATGTGTGCTAACAATGTAcacaaaaataagacaacagtgatgctacaaaataaaaaatatatatattgcttcTGTGTAGGTAAATTAAACACGATTTCAACAATGTGGACATTCCCAGCAATATACAATCTGGTAGCTCACAATGTCACTTTGTTCCCTTAGTGCAGAATGACTTAGGGagtttcatttgtctttctgcaACTATAAATCCTAAGGTGAGCTGTGAAAACATTTACTACTAAAGAAGTATATAACAATTAGCCCTTACACTTCAAAgtcaaagagaaatgaaacatactGTTTTAACACTTGAATGAAAGGAAAGTTTTTTTGCCATACATCCATTTCTaaatcaccattctacttcctttgctggcaggggggaaaaaaagataaagcgaTTGAAAACAGGATGATGTAAACAAGCCATCAGAATTTTCTCATATATCATCTCCTGAATTGGCAAGTTCTATGTGGAATTaaagtttatatgtatatataataaagtgACTTTCTGAATTGTTGACATATTGATATATTATcttcttttatatgtgtgtgtgtgtgtgaaaatgcacatattaaatattaatatgtagaattaaaatgtatttttaatatattaaaaatgtctatgcacctgactggctcagtgggttaagagtccgactcttggtctcagctgaggtcatgatctcatggttggtaagattgagccccgggctctgcactgatggcaaggagcccctctctgtgcccctcccctgctcacactcactctccctcaaaataaataaataaacttttaaaaatacatacatatatgtgtgtgtgtgtgtgtgtgtgtgtgtatttttacttttcttagttGGTAGTCAGgtcattaaaaacactttaaatttatgttaaatttttCTGATATctgaatatgttttattataaaatggatTCAATTAAGATCTTTCATGTATGCCCTTGACGCTATCCCTCTGCATATGAAGATGAAGATCATTCTCTATTTGTTCCATTAACATGTAAGATTTCTATACTGTGGCTTCCTAAGGGCCTAGGAACTACTGTAACACTTCATAGAGCCCCTAATTCCACACATGTAGAATAAACCCTGTTTTGTAGCCCTATCTCATATCTCTTCCATGGGACTCTTACCATACATAAAGACAGTCTCTAAGAGGTCTAGACCAAATGTGGTCAGCCTCTAATGGAGGAAAACCAGTTATCTCATGATTCTCAAGTTCACTGAATTGTCCATATACCTATGTCCCAAAAGACATCAAGTGTATACTGTCCTGTGGTCCCTCCCAAAACTCCCTTCCCCTTCGCCCACCCATACTCATCAGTGTTTATGCTCACCGTATGAGCCTTTATACTGCTCTATGTCAGCCAATACCCTATAGAAACTCATGAATACCAAGGCACTCATAAATCTCAATCTATATAAATATCCTCTTCACTTCAAAAACTAAGAATCAAAATTTCCCTCAAGTGTCACTTCTATTCTATCACAGTCTTTACACTTCTAATCCCCACATCTTAGTCGgaattacatattaaaaaccaTGAAAGACCAAATATATCAACATATCAACAATTCATAAATATCACTTCCTTCTCTGATTTTATGGACTTGGTTCTTAACAGTTTGGGGTAGTACATGACATACCTGGAAACAGTTCCTTACAAATACTAGCATGTCAGTTATTGATTATGAAACCTAACCAGATTATTATAGTGGGAGATGCAGATAAACTTACTATGGTCAGTTACTAAGagtaataaatgaacatttattaagagGAACTCacctttaaatgttaaaaaaaaaataaaaaaaaaaaggggggggggcgcctgggtggctcagtcggttaagcatctgactttggctcaggtcatgatctcgcggtccatgagtccg
Coding sequences:
- the LOC115508651 gene encoding LOW QUALITY PROTEIN: polyhomeotic-like protein 1 (The sequence of the model RefSeq protein was modified relative to this genomic sequence to represent the inferred CDS: inserted 1 base in 1 codon); the protein is MRSPIPKLLSEYLSGKASNAVRIPSLQKQRCHHQTGGIKHFPLHIRPSMKKTSPPSSQAPGAPQECPPALASGMTLAPVQGTAHVVKGGATTSSPVVAQVPAAFYMQSVHLQSKPQTLAVKRKAESEEERDDVSTLGSMLPAKASPAAESPKALEEKSSLGEKAEPVTGVNANTPSSELVALAPAPSAPPPTLAMVSRQMGDSKXPQAIVKPQILTHIIEGFVIQEGAEPFPVGCSQLLKESEKPLQTGLPTGLNENQSGGPLGGDSPSAELDKKANLLKCEYCGKYAPAEQFRGSKRFCSMTCAKRYNVSCSHQFQLKRKKMKEFQEANYARVRRRGPRRSSSDIARAKIQGKRHRGQEDSSWGSDNSSYDEALSPTSPGPLSVRTGHGERDLGTPNTVPPTPELHGINPVFLSSNPSRWSVEEVYEFIASLQGCQEIAEEFRSQEIDGQALLLLKEEHLMSAMNIKLGPALKICAKINVLKET